In a genomic window of Cydia fagiglandana chromosome 8, ilCydFagi1.1, whole genome shotgun sequence:
- the LOC134666737 gene encoding teneurin-m isoform X4, with protein MNGLDKCFFDQRESQQHGDDCSYSYISLGRLHPYGSGSGSGSSCGSGRRARSRGLSDSPAPTTPTSTDNASDATLTDSELPTARDSTLLVHNGMLRSTYDRSDHERCLLDGTRPPPDVPPRNPTMSRLNGRITGNPADLADFEPSCLVRTPSGNFYVPSGDIQKNPSMDYKSNSSCSSPGKDKSTLERMDRNERHPAFGAPVPVLPVRNNLRATHFPPAASRFHFRKGLSSRCSWKCTAVVFIVLFVLLLAIASYTSASYFVTSYHNANPCSVVVGESTEVFPASKATTLESNKSLARPHQTPATGSGARTFPAQSFPPDGTTFKQINLGEKLSEEIPPYSYWNMQFYQSEASYVKFDYMIPRGASIGVYARRNALPTHTQYHFLEVLSGFKARSTRASHPSVKKEVTHYMEQGHWFLSLYNDDGDPREISFIAAVAEDMTHNCPNGCSGKGECLMGHCQCQPGFGGDDCSESVCPVLCSQRGEYINGECQCNPGWKGKECSLRHDECEVPDCNGHGHCVNGKCSCVRGYKGKFCAEVDCPHPTCSGHGFCIEGACVCKKGWKGLDCATMDKDALQCLPDCSGHGTFDVDTQTCTCHARWSGEDCSKEVCDLDCGPHGRCVGESCVCDPGWTGEFCTSKLCDARCSDHGQCKNGTCLCVSGWNGRHCTLEGCPRGCAGHGQCRVANDGHWECKCFDGWDGPDCTTLKEQICDDGKDNDKDGLVDCEDPECCQSVACKGSQLCVSSPKPTDILLRKQPPAITASFFERMKFLIDEGSLQNYAKQETFNESMFWNHFNTSRSAVIRGRVVTSLGSGLVGVRVSTSTPLEGFTLTRDDGWFDLLVNGGGAVTLHFGRAPFKRSSQVVFVPWNEVVIIDSVVMTTADEKGGSGPPQACLAHDYDAMKPVVLATWKHGFQGACPDKSAILAESQVVQESLQIPGTGLNLVYHSSRAAGYLSTIQLQLTPEKVPPTLALIHLRITIEGILFEKTFEADPVIKFTYPWNRLNVYRQRVYGVTTALVKVGYQYTDCKDIIWNVQTTKLSGHDMSISDVGGWNLDIHHRYNFHEGILQKGDGTNTYLKHKPRLIITAMGDGRQRGLECAECSGAARRRRLLAPVALAAGPEGALYVGDFNLVRKIKPDGDVVTLVKLNATRVSYRYHMALSPLDGTLYISDPESHQIIKVRNTEDYSDPEHNWETVVGSGERCLPGDEAHCGDGALARDAKLAYPKGVAVSIDNVLYFADGTNIRMVDRDGIITTVIGNHMHRAHWKPIPCEGTLSVEEVHLRWPTELAINPLDNSLHIIDDHMILQMAPDGRVKVIAGRPLHCPSPLTGYDMELATYATLVMPQSIAFGAAGDLYVAESDSQRINRVRLITTDGKISLYAGAESKCNCLERGCDCFEADHFLASNSKFNTISAVIVSPDGIVHIADQANYRIRSVMASIPDASGSREYEIYSPDTQEVYVFNRFGQHIMTKNILTGENNYVFTYNVNTSNGKLSTVTDAAGNKVFLLRDYASQVNSIENTKGQKCRLKMSRMKMLQELRTPDNFNVTFDYHGTTGLLKAKYDSTGRSYIYKYDEFGRLTSAVTPTGRIINLTFDLSLKGATVLVSENNKRPISILIKGSSVNTKVGEAEKKTIISTDGSISTSMPWGHVISTDTVPYTILSEIDPILGESYPVPAKQRTEVGGDLANRFEWRYFLRRLQSNKGKSSKAVAQIGRKLRVNGENLLTLEYDRDSSTVAVFMDDKVELLNVTYDRTARPVKWGPRNGIFAEVELEYDRFSRLTSWRWGDLNETYGFDRAGRLHEIKYGDGSSLAYSFRDMFTSLPLKVTTPRGSDYLLDYDDSGALQNLTTPRGHIHTFALMTSLGYFKYQYFSPMNRHPYEILYNDDGHILAKIFPHQSGKILYVYDQAGKLETILAGASAIRYVYHENTHLVKNVEITDPDYDLKQDYKYHAGILKDEKMKFNSKSGLNNAHFKYQYDGNARLSTIDVNINSKEMPQLRLKYNQNLGTLEGVSDLRIYRNTFNRSVMQDTSKQYFTITDYDDHGRIKTVLMNIKSFDVFRLELEYDARNRIKSKKMLIGDTSSSERISYNFDGHLMEVVGSEDDWKYVYDENGNVIGVIEHGEKRYLGYDIGDRVVQYGDIEFSSYDGRGFVIRRGEQKYRYNSRGQFVHAFERDKFQMWYYYDNRNRLVAWKDDKNNVTQFFYTNPQTPNLITHMHYPKTEKTVRFLYDQRNFLTCIETEDQRFYVATDHNGSPLVVFDVNGEIIKEIKRSPFGKIIKDTNPGFYVPVDFHGGIFDYNTNLVYLDNRLYDPIVGQWMTPSWEHLATKLSLPTDIFIYRFKNNDPINKNQNVPYMTNLGSWLELYGYDLSKMMGSRYITDMIFQPITSVTAPHLAPDFGVMSGLQCIIEKVNDKLSDIDFVPTPLLKMEPITRNLLPRVSYKRGVFGSGVLISRVDGRAYISVADGANSVVEDVITTVFNNSYFLDVHFSIHDQDVFYFVKDNSLKIRDDMEELRRLSGKFNVSQDETNDQGLEVRVHAVGKGSAQAVIVLRYGVEPAAERLKLLKHAHKRAAARAWEREKALVAAGWEGRGAWTEEEKEELISHGVVDGWAARDVHSVSRYPQLADDPANIVFVRDGRRKRRKSGRSRHRS; from the exons GTTGCTTGCTGGACGGGACGCGCCCGCCACCCGATGTGCCCCCGCGCAACCCGACCATGTCGCGACTGAACGGCCGCATCACCGGCAACCCCGCCGACTTGGCCGACTTCGAGCCCTCGTGTCTCGTGCGCACGCCCTCTGGCAACTTCTACGTGCCTTCAG GCGACATACAGAAGAATCCATCGATGGATTACAAATCAAATTCCTCGTGTAGTAGTCCAGGCAAGGACAAGAGCACCCTCGAGAGGATGGACCGTAACGAGCGGCACCCCGCCTTCGGGGCTCCGGTTCCGGTCCTCCCCGTCAGGAATAACCTGCGAGCGACCCACTTCCCCCCGGCTGCCTCGCGGTTCCACTTTAGGAAAGGCCTCTCTTCTAGATGTTCCTGGAAGTGTACTGCTGTAGTGTTCATAGTGTTGTTCGTTCTTCTTTTAGCAATTGCGTCTTATACATCag CATCATACTTCGTGACCTCATATCATAACGCGAACCCATGTTCAGTGGTCGTTGGCGAGTCCACTGAGGTGTTTCCGGCGTCGAAAGCGACGACGCTGGAGTCCAACAAGTCTCTAGCACGACCGCACCAGACGCCGGCCACTGGCTCAG GTGCGCGAACATTCCCCGCACAGTCGTTCCCGCCAGACGGGACGACATTCAAACAAATTAACTTAGGTGAAAAATTATCAGAAGAAATCCCTCCATATAGTTACTGGAACATGCAGTTCTATCAGTCAGAAGCTTCTTACGTCAAGTTCGACTACATGATACCTCGGGGAGCTTCAATTGGCGTGTATGCGAGGCGAAATGCTTTGCCCACTCATACGCAATACCACTTCCTTGAAGTCCTTAGTGGTTTCAAGGCGAGATCCACGAGAGCTTCACAT CCATCCGTAAAGAAAGAAGTAACGCATTACATGGAGCAAGGCCACTGGTTCCTATCGCTTTACAACGACGACGGCGACCCCAGGGAAATATCCTTTATCGCGGCGGTGGCTGAAGACATGACCCATAATTGTCCTAACGGCTGCTCAGGCAAGGGTGAGTGCCTCATGGGCCATTGCCAATGTCAGCCAGGATTTGGAGGAGACGACTGTAGCGAGA GTGTATGTCCAGTTCTATGCAGTCAACGCGGCGAATACATCAACGGTGAATGCCAGTGCAACCCCGGCTGGAAGGGCAAAGAGTGCTCCCTCCGCCACGACGAGTGCGAAGTGCCTGACTGCAACGGCCACGGCCACTGCGTGAACGGGAAGTGTTCCTGTGTGAGGGGCTACAAGGGGAAATTCTGCGCCGAAGTCGACTGCCCACACCCGACCTGCTCGGGCCATGGGTTCTGCATCGAAGGGGCCTGTGTCTGCAAGAAAGGGTGGAAAGGCCTGGACTGTGCGACTATGGACAAGGACGCGCTTCAGTGTCTGCCGGACTGCTCTGGACATGGGACCTTTGATGTTGACACGCAAACTTGCACGTGCCATGCTAGGTGGTCGGGCGAGGATTGCTCCAAAG AGGTGTGCGACCTCGACTGCGGCCCGCACGGCAGATGTGTGGGAGAGTCATGTGTCTGTGACCCCGGCTGGACCGGCGAATTCTGCACGTCTAAACTCTGCGATGCGCGCTGCAGCGACCACGGACAATGCAAGAATGGAACCTGCCTCTGCGTGTCTGGCTGGAACGGGAGACATTGCACGCTAGAGGGCTGTCCACGAGGCTGTGCCGGCCATGGCCAATGCCGAGTGGCCAATGATGGCCACTGGGAGTGCAAATGCTTCGACGGCTGGGACGGCCCCGACTGCACAACGCTGAAAGAGCAGATTTGTGATGATGGAAAGGATAATGATAAAG ATGGCCTTGTGGACTGCGAAGACCCGGAATGCTGTCAATCCGTCGCCTGCAAGGGCAGCCAGCTCTGCGTGTCGTCTCCCAAGCCCACCGACATCCTGCTGCGGAAGCAGCCGCCCGCCATCACGGCATCCTTCTTCGAGAGGATGAAGTTCCTCATCGACGAAGGTAGTCTGCAGAACTATGCCAAGCAGGAGACCTTTAATGAGAG TATGTTTTGGAATCACTTCAATACGAG CCGTTCCGCGGTGATCCGAGGCCGCGTGGTCACCTCGCTGGGCTCGGGGCTGGTGGGCGTGCGGGTGTCCACGTCCACGCCGCTGGAGGGATTCACGCTCACGCGGGACGACGGCTGGTTCGACCTGCTCGTGAACGGCGGTGGCGCGGTCACCCTACACTTTGGACGGGCGCCGTTCAAGCGCTCCTCGCAAGTTGTCTTCGTGCCTTGGAATGAG GTTGTGATAATCGACTCGGTGGTGATGACGACGGCGGACGAGAAGGGCGGGTCGGGGCCGCCGCAGGCGTGCCTGGCGCACGACTACGACGCCATGAAGCCCGTGGTGCTCGCCACGTGGAAGCACGGCTTCCAGGGCGCCTGTCCCGACAAGAGCGCCATACTCGCCGAGTCACAG GTCGTTCAAGAAAGTCTCCAAATCCCCGGCACCGGATTAAATCTGGTATACCACAGCTCTCGGGCTGCTGGCTATTTATCCACCATCCAACTTCAACTGACGCCGGAAAAAGTACCTCCAACTTTAGCCCTCATCCATCTGAGGATCACAATCGAAGGAATCCTCTTTGAAAAGACGTTCGAAGCCGATCCCGTCATCAAATTCACGTATCCGTGGAACCGGTTAAACGTGTACCGGCAGAGAGTGTATGGAGTCACCACGGCGCTGGTGAAAGTTGGCTACCAATACACGGACTGTAAGGACATCATCTGGAACGTGCAGACAACGAAACTGAGCGGGCACGATATGAGCATATCTGACGTCGGCGGCTGGAATCTCGATATTCATCACAGATACAATTTCCATGAAG GTATCCTGCAGAAGGGCGACGGCACGAACACGTACCTGAAGCACAAGCCGCGGCTGATCATCACGGCCATGGGCGACGGGCGGCAGCGCGGGCTGGAGTGCGCGGAGTGCtcgggcgcggcgcggcgccgccgCCTGCTGGCGCCCGTGGCGCTCGCCGCCGGGCCCGAGGGCGCGCTCTACGTCGGCGACTTCAACCTCGTGCGCAAGATCAAGCCCGACGGCGACGTCGTCACCCTCGTCAAACTCAA cgcgaCTCGAGTCTCCTACCGGTACCACATGGCCCTGTCCCCGCTCGACGGCACGCTGTACATCTCCGACCCGGAATCCCATCAGATCATTAAAGTCCGCAACACCGAGGACTACAGCGACCCCGAGCACAACTGGGAGACGGTGGTCGGCTCCGGCGAGAGATGTCTGCCCGGCGACGAGGCGCACTGCGGCGACGGTGCTCTAGCCCGAGATGCCAAGCTGGCCTACCCGAAAGGAGTGGCGGTATCCATTGACAACGTCCTATACTTCGCCGACGGAACTAACATTCGCATGGTCGACAGAGATGGCATCATCACTACAGTCATCGGCAATCACATGCACCGAGCGCACTGGAAACCGATCCCTTGCGAAGGAACCTTAAGCGTAGAGGAAGTCCATCTGAGGTGGCCCACGGAACTAGCGATTAATCCTTTGGACAACAGCCTCCATATCATCGACGATCATATGATTCTACAGATGGCTCCGGATGGCAGGGTTAAAGTGATCGCTGGACGTCCCCTACACTGCCCGTCGCCGCTGACCGGCTATGATATGGAACTGGCCACTTATGCTACTTTGGTGATGCCGCAGAGCATTGCCTTTGGAGCTGCCGGGGACTTGTACGTAGCTGAAAGTGATTCTCAGAGGATAAATAGAGTGCGTTTGATAACTACTGATGGCAAAATCTCCCTTTATGCTGGCGCGGAATCTAAGTGCAACTGTTTGGAACGCGGCTGCGATTGCTTCGAGGCAGATCATTTCCTAGCTTCCAATTCCAAGTTCAATACGATCTCAGCCGTGATTGTGAGCCCGGACGGCATCGTGCACATAGCAGACCAGGCTAACTATAGAATCCGATCAGTCATGGCCAGTATACCCGACGCCAGTGGATCCAGAGAGTATGAGATATATTCACCCGATACGCAGGAAGTGTACGTTTTCAACAGATTCGGCCAGCACATTATGACAAAGAACATTCTAACCGGCGAAAATAACTATGTGTTCACTTACAACGTAAACACAAGCAACGGCAAGTTGAGCACAGTTACCGACGCGGCCGGTAACAAAGTCTTCCTCTTACGTGATTATGCCAGCCAAGTCAATTCGATAGAGAACACCAAGGGACAGAAATGCAGACTCAAGATGTCCAGAATGAAAATGTTACAAGAATTACGAACGCCCGACAATTTTAATGTAACCTTCGACTATCACGGTACCACTGGTTTACTTAAGGCTAAATACGATAGCACCGGACGTAGCTACATCTACAAGTATGATGAGTTCGGTAGACTAACTTCAGCCGTTACGCCGACCGGCAGAATCATCAACTTGACCTTCGACCTGAGCCTTAAAGGCGCCACGGTTCTGGTGAGCGAAAACAATAAGAGACCCATTTCTATTCTCATTAAGGGTTCTTCTGTTAACACTAAGGTCGGAGAAGCAGAAAAGAAGACGATCATTTCTACGGACGGTAGCATCTCCACCAGTATGCCGTGGGGACATGTAATTTCAACGGACACAGTTCCGTACACAATTCTCTCCGAAATAGATCCCATTTTGGGCGAAAGCTACCCCGTGCCCGCGAAGCAGAGAACTGAAGTTGGCGGTGATTTAGCAAACCGATTTGAATGGAGATACTTCTTGCGCAGATTGCAATCTAACAAAGGAAAGAGCAGCAAAGCCGTGGCTCAGATCGGTCGCAAGCTGAGAGTAAACGGTGAGAACcttctaacgctcgaatacgatAGAGACTCTTCTACTGTAGCTGTATTTATGGATGATAAGGTGGAGTTACTGAACGTCACGTACGATAGAACTGCCAGGCCCGTGAAGTGGGGACCGCGGAATGGAATCTTCGCCGAGGTTGAACTGGAGTATGACAGATTTAGCCGACTCACCAGCTGGAGATGGGGCGATCTAAATGAAACCTACGGTTTTGACCGAGCTGGCCGATTGCACGAGATCAAATACGGTGACGGGTCGTCCTTGGCCTATTCCTTCAGGGACATGTTTACAAGTCTTCCACTTAAGGTCACGACTCCTAGAGGCAGCGATTATCTGTTAGACTACGACGACTCTGGCGCGCTCCAGAACTTGACCACACCAAGAGGACACATCCACACCTTCGCACTGATGACTTCGCTAGGCTATTTCAAGTACCAATATTTCTCGCCGATGAATAGACATCCTTATGAAATCCTATACAACGATGACGGACACATTTTGGCTAAGATCTTCCCGCACCAATCTGGCAAGATATTGTACGTGTACGACCAGGCGGGTAAGTTGGAGACGATACTGGCTGGCGCGTCCGCTATCCGCTACGTGTACCACGAAAATACTCACCTGGTGAAGAATGTCGAAATAACGGACCCCGATTACGATCTCAAACAGGACTATAAATACCATGCCGGCATTCTCAAAGACGAGAAGATGAAATTCAACTCCAAGAGTGGTCTTAACAATGCCCACTTCAAATATCAATATGATGGCAACGCCAGGCTTTCAACGATTGACGTTAACATTAACAGCAAGGAAATGCCCCAGTTGAGGCTGAAGTACAACCAAAACTTGGGTACCTTAGAAGGAGTAAGCGACTTGAGGATCTACAGGAACACGTTCAATCGATCCGTCATGCAAGACACGAGCAAGCAATACTTCACCATCACCGACTACGACGACCACGGCAGAATAAAAACGGTGCTCATGAATATTAAATCATTCGATGTCTTCCGCCTCGAACTTGAATACGATGCCAGAAACAGAATCAAGTCTAAAAAGATGCTGATCGGCGATACGTCTTCCAGCGAACGAATCAGTTACAACTTCGACGGACATCTCATGGAAGTGGTCGGCTCCGAAGACGATTGGAAATATGTTTACGATGAGAACGGCAACGTGATTGGTGTGATCGAGCACGGAGAGAAGCGGTACCTGGGCTACGATATCGGCGACAGGGTCGTCCAGTACGGCGACATAGAGTTCAGCAGCTACGACGGCCGAGGCTTCGTTATCAGGAGGGGAGAACAGAAATACCGCTACAATTCCCGAGGACAGTTCGTGCATGCCTTCGAAAGGGACAAATTCCAGATGTGGTACTACTACGATAACAGAAACCGACTGGTGGCCTGGAAGGACGATAAGAATAACGTCACCCAATTCTTCTACACCAATCCTCAAACTCCTAATCTGATCACACACATGCATTATCCTAAAACCGAGAAGACCGTGAGGTTCCTGTATGACCAGAGGAACTTCCTTACTTGCATAGAAACGGAAGACCAGAGGTTCTATGTCGCCACAGACCACAACGGCTCGCCGCTCGTAGTGTTCGACGTCAACGGCGAGATCATAAAAGAAATCAAACGCAGCCCCTTCGGAAAGATAATCAAAGACACCAACCCCGGTTTCTACGTGCCCGTAGACTTCCACGGCGGTATATTTGATTACAACACGAATCTAGTCTATCTGGACAACAGGCTGTACGACCCGATAGTCGGGCAATGGATGACGCCGAGCTGGGAACACTTGGCGACCAAACTCAGTCTTCCAACGGATATTTTCATCTACAGGTTTAAGAACAATGATCCGATAAATAAGAACCAGAATGTCCCGTACATGACGAACCTGGGCAGCTGGCTGGAGCTGTACGGCTACGATTTAAGCAAGATGATGGGATCGAGATACATCACCGACATGATCTTCCAACCGATAACTTCCGTGACGGCGCCGCATTTGGCGCCCGATTTCGGTGTGATGTCTGGTCTTCAGTGCATCATTGAAAAG GTGAACGACAAACTGTCGGACATTGACTTCGTGCCAACACCCCTCCTGAAGATGGAGCCGATCACGCGCAACCTGTTGCCACGCGTGTCGTACAAGCGCGGCGTGTTCGGCTCCGGCGTGCTCATCTCGCGCGTCGACGGCCGCGCCTACATCAGCGTCGCCGACGGCGCCAACAGCGTCGTCGAGGACGTCATCACCACAGTCTTCAACAACTCCTACTTCCTCGACGTACACTTCAGCATACACGATCAGGACGTCTTCTACTTCGTCAAAGATAATTCGCTGAAGATCAGAGATGATATGGAGGAGCTGAGACGGTTGTCTGGGAAGTTCAACGTGTCGCAGGATGAAACGAATGATCAAGGATTAGAG GTCCGAGTGCACGCGGTGGGCAAAGGGTCGGCGCAGGCGGTGATCGTGCTGCGCTACGGCGTGGAGCCGGCGGCGGAGCGGCTGAAGCTGCTGAAGCACGCGCACaagcgggcggcggcgcgcgcgtgGGAGCGCGAGAAGGCGCTGGTGGCGGCGGGCTGGGAGGGCCGCGGCGCCTGGACCGAGGAGGAGAAGGAGGAGCTCATCTCGCACGGCGTGGTGGACGGCTGGGCCGCCCGCGACGTGCACTCCGTGTCGCGCTACCCGCAGCTGGCCGACGACCCCGCCAACATCGTCTTCGTGCGCGACGGCCGGCGGAAACGGAGAAAGAGCGGCCGCTCGCGCCACCGCTCGTGA